A single window of Nicotiana sylvestris chromosome 3, ASM39365v2, whole genome shotgun sequence DNA harbors:
- the LOC138888477 gene encoding zinc finger BED domain-containing protein RICESLEEPER 1-like codes for MGVDCLVVVLVQPEDRATASEEEELGHERFKRYKPSVFSGLASEDAVGFLDELLTPQQLRLSPHSHFTTSQLQSSLFFTPQSSQVADSQCRTQRLLCWCCSLQSSCNASTLKLVPPARCFPATTLMEDEEEMVNKVQALVKCGESGASNDSTSNVESDFGSKKRKIMKERSVAWRQFSKFTDDEGVKKAKCKYCPEEYVANTKNSGTSNLLSHLLKCPNNPHKSETSQTKLAFQSKGQTGDVSLIPWKFDQEACRRALARMIIIDEQPFISVEKDGFRDFVRALQPLFHIPSRTTMTRDCFEIYHDEKLALNHKGQDLTSGVAKCLLEWGVDKVFTVTVDNASSNDVMVKELSKQFTRWNTNLMEVRYIRQSPARWKKFKECCDLDRITSKKSLCLDVPTRWNSTYLMLKVATVYEEAFTKYCDIDYGLMSCIANCICEDGQPAGPLLSSDWDSVRRIVKFLEIFYELTLKVSGTLYITSNVHFLEICVVGSSLKELMQSEDATLKEMANNMKAKFDKYWGDPQKMNKMIFISCVFDPRHKFQSLSFALAAMFGETIGVKIQIEVKTYMESLFNVYAKKNGGSGSFPYSPSSGSCPSSPSSPSSCPSSPTSSTSSSSLSKFMLDLKKHKKGEGIDSKTELDKYLGEDVEEDFENFKILGWWKLNSPRFPALAEMEFIDT; via the exons atgggggtggattgtttggttgttg TgctagttcagcccgaggatagggcaacgGCTTCTGAGGAAGAGGAGCTGGGGcatgagaggttcaagaggtacaagccttctgtattcagcggtctagcatcggaggatgctgtGGGATTTTTAGATGAGC TTCTCACGCCTCAGCAGCTCAGACTCAGTCCTCACTCTCACTTCACTACTTCACAGCTTCAGTCTTCACTCTTCTTCACGCCTCAGTCCTCACAAGTCGCAGACTCGCAGTGTCGCACCCAGAGACTGCTGTGCTGGTGCTGCTCACTTCAGTCTTCATGCAACGCCTCAACGCTCAAGCTGGTCCCTCCTGCTCGTTGTTTCCCGGCGACCACACTG ATGGAAGATGAGGAAGAGATGGTGAATAAAGTTCAAGCCCTTGTAAAATGTGGTGAAAGTGGTGCTTCAAATGATTCCACAAGCAACGTCGAATCTGATTTTGGttcgaagaaaagaaaaattatgaaAGAAAGATCAGTGGCTTGGCGACAATTCAGTAAGTTCACTGATGACGAGGGTGTTAAAAAAGCAAAATGCAAGTACTGTCCAGAAGAATATGTAGCTAACACCAAAAACAGTGGTACAAGTAATTTGCTATCACATCTTCTCAAGTGTCCGAACAATCCCCACAAGTCGGAGACAAGCCAGACAAAATTAGCTTTTCAATCAAAAGGTCAAACAGGTGATGTCTCACTTAtcccttggaaatttgatcaagagGCATGTAGGAGGGCTTTAGCTCGTATGATAATTATAGATGAACAACCCTTCATTTCTGTTGAAAAGGATGGATTTAGAGACTTTGTGAGAGCTCTTCAACCTTTATTTCATATTCCATCTCGTACTACTATGACTAGAGATTGTTTTGAGATTTACCATGATGAAAAACTTGCTTTGAA TCACAAAGGTCAAGATTTAACTAGTGGTGTTGCTAAGTGTTTACTTGAATGGGGTGTGGATAAAGTATTTACTGTGACAGTTGATAATGCAAGTTCTAACGATGTCATGGTTAAAGAATTATCCAAACAATTTACTAGATGGAACACTAACTTGATGGAAG TTAGGTACATTAGACAATCTCCAGCAAGATGGAAGAAGTTTAAAGAATGTTGTGATCTAGATAGGATAACTTCTAAAAAATCATTGTGCTTGGATGTTCCTACTAGGTGGAACTCCACATATTTGATGTTGAAGGTTGCTACAGTTTATGAGGAAGCCTTTACAAAATATTGTGATATTGATTATGGTTTGATGTCATGTATTGCTAACTGTATTTGTGAGGATGGACAGCCGGCAGGTCCACTTTTAAGTAGTGATTGGGATAGTGTAAGACGTATTGTAAAGTTTCTTGAAATATTTTATGAACTCACCTTGAAGGTATCAGGTACACTTTATATTACGTCTAATGTGCACTTTCTTGAGATATGTGTTGTTGGTTCTTCTTTGAAAGAGTTGATGCAAAGTGAAGATGCTACCTTGAAAGAAATGGCAAATAATATGAAAGCGAAGTTTGATAAGTATTGGGGGGATCCACAAAAGATGAACAAAATGATTTTTATTTCATGTGTGTTCGATCCACGCCACAAGTTTCAATCTCTTTCGTTTGCTCTTGCTGCCATGTTTGGAGAAACAATAGGTGTGAAAATACAAATTGAGGTGAAGACATACATGGAATCTTTGTTCAATGTGTATGCAAAGAAGAATGGTGGTTCTGGTTCATTTCCATATTCTCCATCTTCCGGTTCATGTCCATCTTCTCCATCTTCCCCTAGTTCATGTCCATCTTCTCCAACTTCATCTACTTCTTCATCATCGCTTTCAAAATTCATGTTAGATTTAAAGAAGCATAAGAAGGGTGAAGGAATTGATTCTAAAACAGAGTTAGATAAATATTTGGGTGAAGATGTTGAGGAAgactttgaaaattttaaaattctgGGGTGGTGGAAGTTGAATTCACCCAGATTTCCCGCACTTGCTGAGATG gagttcattgacaCCTAG